A stretch of Clostridia bacterium DNA encodes these proteins:
- a CDS encoding ABC transporter ATP-binding protein, giving the protein MSQLAVKMVDIRKTFPGVVANDQVNLEIYRGEIHALLGENGAGKSTLMNILTGLYQQDKGDVYINGEIRDFKSPKEAIEAGIGMVHQNFRLVKPFTVTENVMLGQKKSAILKMDKTEKKIKAISEKFKLEVNPTSRIWQLSVGEQQRVEIIKMLYKGADILILDEPTAVLTPQEVNDLFGILRGMADDGKAIVFITHKMHEVMDFADRITVLRNGISINTLMKKETSAAELGKLMVGKELTTGRKNTTNTCGLKSLYIKNVSATNDKGLPALQDFSLHVCSGEIVGIAGVAGNGQRELSEVITGLRPITEGSIELDGEDLSKKSIQEIIDKGVAFIPEDRHGMGLAANLTVIDNALLKEYRSNKYGSVLLNKKALREKAQCLVDDFDVKIPNIDCPVKLMSGGNLQKLLLARETSIEPKLVVAVYPIRGLDIGATDFVHDVLIKQKNSGAAVLLISEDLDEIYKMADRIAVMYEGQLMGELPIEEAEIGEIGMMMAGAQKKGDA; this is encoded by the coding sequence ATGTCGCAATTGGCTGTTAAAATGGTGGATATCCGTAAAACATTTCCAGGGGTAGTCGCCAATGACCAAGTCAATCTGGAGATTTATCGAGGAGAAATTCATGCTTTGCTTGGAGAAAATGGAGCAGGGAAGAGTACCTTAATGAATATCCTGACTGGCTTATACCAACAAGATAAAGGGGATGTCTATATCAATGGCGAGATTAGAGATTTCAAGTCACCTAAAGAAGCGATAGAAGCTGGTATTGGCATGGTCCACCAGAACTTTCGCCTGGTCAAGCCCTTTACAGTAACTGAAAATGTGATGCTAGGACAAAAGAAGTCTGCTATTCTGAAGATGGATAAGACTGAGAAAAAGATTAAGGCCATTTCAGAGAAATTTAAGCTTGAGGTTAATCCTACTTCGAGAATTTGGCAACTATCTGTTGGAGAACAACAGCGTGTGGAAATAATAAAAATGCTTTATAAAGGGGCGGATATACTTATTTTAGATGAACCTACTGCAGTATTGACCCCGCAAGAAGTTAATGACTTATTCGGAATATTACGAGGAATGGCTGATGATGGAAAGGCCATTGTATTCATAACACACAAGATGCACGAAGTTATGGACTTTGCAGACCGTATTACTGTATTACGGAATGGGATTAGTATCAACACCTTGATGAAGAAAGAAACTAGTGCGGCAGAATTAGGCAAACTAATGGTAGGTAAGGAATTGACGACGGGTCGTAAGAACACCACCAATACTTGTGGTCTAAAATCCTTATACATCAAAAATGTATCAGCAACGAATGATAAAGGTTTGCCCGCTCTTCAAGATTTTTCCCTCCATGTTTGTAGTGGCGAAATCGTAGGGATTGCCGGGGTAGCTGGTAACGGGCAACGTGAACTATCTGAAGTCATCACAGGTCTCAGGCCAATTACGGAAGGTTCTATTGAACTGGATGGCGAAGATCTTTCCAAAAAATCTATTCAGGAAATCATCGATAAAGGTGTGGCCTTTATTCCTGAAGACCGACATGGTATGGGATTGGCAGCCAATCTGACTGTTATCGATAATGCTTTGCTTAAAGAATACCGCTCTAACAAATATGGATCTGTTTTGCTGAACAAAAAGGCGTTACGGGAAAAAGCGCAGTGCTTGGTGGATGATTTTGATGTTAAAATCCCCAACATTGATTGCCCGGTAAAATTAATGTCAGGTGGTAATTTACAGAAACTTCTTTTGGCACGTGAGACGAGTATTGAACCTAAATTGGTCGTTGCCGTTTATCCAATCCGAGGCTTAGACATTGGGGCTACTGACTTTGTTCATGATGTGCTCATTAAACAAAAAAATTCTGGGGCTGCAGTCTTATTGATTTCTGAAGATCTTGATGAAATTTATAAAATGGCAGACCGCATAGCTGTCATGTACGAGGGGCAATTGATGGGAGAACTTCCTATCGAAGAAGCAGAAATCGGCGAAATAGGTATGATGATGGCCGGAGCTCAGAAAAAGGGGGATGCGTAA
- a CDS encoding BMP family ABC transporter substrate-binding protein — translation MKKFRKYLVVLVVLSMAFAMFGCSNAEEEPAVEEPGEEPAVEEPGMEPIKVGMIYIGPPGDAGWTYAHDQGRKYLEEEMPNVEVVYVESVAESSDSERVMTELVEQGCSVIFATSFGYMDFALNVANKYPDVTFYHCSGYKTAANMSTYFGRIYESRYLTGLVAGRMTEVNEIGYVAAHPIPEVIRGINAFTIGVRDANPDAMVNVVWTNTWYDPAKEKDAAQGLLDSGVDVIAQHQDTPGPQQAAEEAGVYSVGYNTDMSSFAPNANLTSAVWNWGPYYVSAVKAAVDGTFVEGQYWGGLEDGIVDIAPMNAIVPEDVVAEVEAQKAAIIDGTFHVFEGPLNDQDGNEMVADGVILDDGELLSMTWFVEGVNGVIPE, via the coding sequence ATGAAAAAATTTAGGAAGTATCTCGTAGTTTTAGTAGTGCTGTCTATGGCATTTGCCATGTTCGGTTGTAGTAATGCAGAGGAAGAGCCAGCGGTTGAAGAACCTGGTGAAGAGCCAGCAGTTGAAGAACCTGGTATGGAACCAATTAAAGTTGGTATGATTTACATTGGCCCTCCAGGAGACGCTGGTTGGACCTATGCGCATGATCAAGGAAGAAAATACCTTGAAGAAGAAATGCCGAATGTTGAAGTAGTGTATGTTGAGTCTGTTGCTGAGTCTTCTGATTCTGAACGGGTTATGACTGAGCTAGTTGAACAGGGATGTAGTGTAATATTCGCAACAAGCTTCGGCTATATGGATTTTGCGCTAAACGTGGCCAACAAATATCCTGACGTAACTTTTTACCATTGCTCAGGCTATAAAACAGCTGCTAACATGAGTACTTACTTTGGTAGAATATACGAAAGTAGATATCTGACTGGTTTGGTAGCTGGTAGAATGACAGAAGTAAATGAAATCGGATATGTAGCTGCTCATCCAATTCCTGAAGTTATTCGTGGAATCAATGCCTTTACGATTGGTGTGCGCGATGCTAACCCGGATGCTATGGTTAACGTAGTTTGGACGAATACATGGTACGATCCTGCAAAAGAAAAAGATGCAGCACAAGGTCTCTTGGACTCTGGGGTTGATGTAATTGCACAACACCAAGATACTCCTGGACCACAGCAGGCAGCGGAAGAAGCAGGCGTTTATTCCGTCGGTTATAACACAGATATGAGCTCATTTGCACCGAATGCAAATCTGACCTCAGCTGTATGGAACTGGGGCCCTTACTATGTATCCGCAGTTAAAGCTGCAGTAGATGGTACTTTTGTAGAAGGTCAGTATTGGGGCGGTTTAGAGGATGGTATCGTTGATATTGCTCCGATGAATGCTATTGTTCCTGAAGATGTAGTTGCAGAAGTTGAAGCGCAAAAAGCAGCAATAATTGATGGAACTTTCCATGTTTTTGAAGGACCTTTGAATGACCAAGATGGCAATGAAATGGTTGCTGATGGTGTAATCTTGGATGATGGAGAACTATTATCCATGACATGGTTTGTTGAAGGCGTAAATGGAGTAATTCCTGAGTAG
- a CDS encoding DUF4332 domain-containing protein yields the protein MSKLTLIEGIGPKYEETLKSIGVTSTAKLLESGKTPSGRKKLAEESGISHKLILTWVNHADLMRINGIGGEYAELLEASGVDTVPELAHRNPGNLATKMQEVNDEKSLVRRIPTEEMISDWIEESKTLPRVLEY from the coding sequence ATGTCAAAACTAACTTTAATCGAAGGAATAGGCCCGAAGTATGAGGAAACGTTGAAATCTATCGGCGTCACTTCAACTGCGAAATTGTTAGAATCTGGAAAAACCCCATCAGGTCGCAAAAAGCTTGCTGAAGAAAGCGGAATCTCCCATAAACTGATTCTAACATGGGTCAACCACGCTGATTTGATGCGCATTAACGGGATCGGCGGAGAATATGCTGAACTTTTAGAAGCTTCCGGTGTGGATACAGTTCCTGAACTAGCGCATAGAAATCCGGGCAATCTCGCCACGAAAATGCAAGAGGTCAATGATGAAAAATCATTAGTTCGAAGAATCCCAACTGAAGAAATGATTTCTGATTGGATCGAAGAATCCAAAACCTTGCCAAGAGTGTTGGAATACTAA
- a CDS encoding 2-oxoacid:acceptor oxidoreductase subunit alpha: MNQDLCLVISGEAGQGIQTIEDLLVRTISKEYFVCSSKDIMSRVRGGNNSTEIRISSQNVFAYKETINLLFLLNDHALTRLLPRINSESTIFSEEGFIDKGHLQVPTNQLYSIPLSSLAKKAGGKLYTNTILVGYIVAILDLNKETAQELIADKFSKKDQTIIDQNIEAFKLGYEAGTSTQYECREIKNISNIPEPTNYSILDGSEAISIGALAGGCNYISSYPMSPSTGVLINLAQNGVAFDVLVEQAEDEIAALNMVLGAWYAGARGLATTSGGGLALMQEAISLAGITETPCVIHLAQRPGPATGLPTRTEQADLNLTLYAGHGEFPRIILAPGTLKEGIELTQKAFYLADAYQVPVFVLTDQFFVDSLGMMKHFTLENQLDKPHIQKTEQDYKRYLLTENGISPRGIPGYGNGFIKVDSDEHTEGGIITEDFDIRVSMTDKRLSKQKSILKNYIQEEWYGKKDASQLIIAWGSTHSAVKEWIERKNDPDIAYLHLKQLYPLPQYLGDLLRNKTIYCIEGNATGQLSNLLTTELDAHVDYRIHKYDGAPFSLEYIEERWNEVNHG; the protein is encoded by the coding sequence ATGAATCAAGACCTGTGTTTAGTCATCTCCGGTGAAGCAGGGCAAGGGATTCAAACTATTGAGGATTTGCTCGTCCGCACCATATCTAAGGAGTATTTTGTATGTTCATCCAAAGACATCATGAGCCGAGTACGAGGTGGCAATAACAGTACAGAAATTCGGATCAGCAGCCAAAACGTATTTGCTTACAAAGAAACTATCAATCTACTGTTTCTCCTAAACGATCACGCTCTAACTCGTCTACTACCACGGATCAATAGTGAAAGCACTATTTTTTCTGAAGAGGGTTTTATAGATAAAGGCCATCTTCAAGTTCCAACCAATCAGTTATATTCTATCCCCCTATCTAGTTTAGCAAAAAAAGCGGGTGGTAAGCTTTACACCAACACCATTCTAGTCGGTTATATAGTGGCCATTCTGGATTTGAACAAAGAAACTGCGCAAGAATTGATTGCTGATAAATTTTCAAAGAAAGATCAAACCATTATCGACCAAAATATTGAAGCCTTTAAACTAGGGTATGAAGCAGGCACTAGCACCCAGTACGAATGTCGCGAGATTAAAAACATCTCGAACATTCCGGAACCAACAAATTACAGCATTCTCGATGGCTCTGAAGCAATCTCCATTGGGGCACTAGCAGGAGGATGTAATTATATTTCTTCCTATCCTATGTCTCCTTCAACTGGTGTACTGATTAATTTAGCGCAAAACGGTGTGGCTTTCGATGTCTTGGTAGAACAAGCCGAAGATGAAATTGCTGCCCTTAACATGGTTCTTGGCGCCTGGTACGCAGGAGCTCGTGGCTTAGCAACCACTTCCGGCGGTGGCCTTGCCTTGATGCAAGAAGCCATTTCACTTGCTGGTATAACTGAAACGCCTTGTGTTATCCACCTAGCACAACGGCCGGGACCAGCCACTGGCTTACCTACACGCACAGAACAAGCTGATTTAAACCTTACACTCTATGCAGGACACGGTGAGTTTCCTAGAATCATCCTAGCACCAGGCACCTTAAAAGAAGGTATCGAATTAACCCAAAAGGCATTCTATTTGGCAGATGCCTATCAGGTCCCTGTATTTGTTCTAACGGATCAATTCTTTGTCGATTCTTTAGGAATGATGAAACATTTTACATTAGAAAACCAGCTAGATAAACCACATATTCAGAAAACAGAACAAGATTATAAACGTTATCTTCTTACAGAAAACGGGATATCTCCAAGGGGCATTCCAGGGTATGGAAATGGTTTCATCAAAGTGGACAGTGATGAGCATACAGAAGGTGGAATTATTACAGAAGATTTCGATATTCGAGTTTCCATGACTGATAAGCGCCTAAGCAAACAAAAAAGTATTCTAAAAAACTATATACAAGAAGAATGGTATGGTAAAAAAGACGCCTCTCAACTAATTATTGCATGGGGCTCAACCCACAGTGCTGTAAAAGAATGGATTGAGCGAAAAAATGATCCAGATATTGCCTACTTACATTTAAAGCAACTCTATCCGCTCCCACAATATCTAGGCGATTTGCTAAGAAATAAAACGATTTACTGCATCGAAGGAAACGCAACTGGTCAGTTGTCCAACTTGCTAACAACGGAATTGGATGCCCACGTAGACTACCGTATCCATAAATATGACGGCGCTCCTTTTTCATTGGAATATATTGAAGAAAGGTGGAATGAGGTGAATCATGGGTAA
- a CDS encoding 2-oxoacid ferredoxin oxidoreductase (catalyzes the coenzyme A-dependent decarboxylation of 2-oxoacids, such as pyruvate and 2-oxoglutarate), whose translation MGKYHYDENIAWCPGCGDFGIRNALIKALESLDLDPHQLVITSGIGQAAKMPQYIQTNYFNGLHGRALPLAAAIKSVNPRLTVIAEGGDGDMYGEGGNHFLHNIRRNIDITHIVHNNMVYGLTKGQASPTSQLGYKTPLQVDGVISEPFNPLLIALSMGATFVARCFSSNEEHCAKIIEQAILHKGYALVDIFQPCVSFNKVNTFAWYKENTYYLDEKDPTDSIEMAFNKAQESSPFPLGILYQKKGKKTYEENCAVYKISDQPIITRKRDLSAVQKLIDHK comes from the coding sequence ATGGGTAAATATCATTATGATGAAAATATTGCTTGGTGCCCCGGATGCGGTGACTTCGGTATTCGCAATGCCCTTATAAAAGCACTTGAGTCCTTGGACCTTGATCCCCACCAATTAGTGATAACTTCAGGCATAGGACAGGCTGCCAAAATGCCCCAATATATCCAGACCAATTATTTTAATGGCTTGCATGGCCGGGCTCTTCCGCTAGCTGCTGCCATTAAATCTGTAAATCCTCGGTTAACGGTTATTGCTGAGGGTGGTGATGGTGATATGTATGGCGAAGGTGGTAATCATTTTCTGCATAACATTCGAAGAAACATCGATATAACACATATCGTGCATAACAATATGGTATATGGTCTCACTAAGGGACAGGCTTCGCCTACCTCTCAATTGGGGTATAAGACACCTCTTCAAGTTGACGGGGTAATTAGCGAGCCTTTCAATCCACTATTGATAGCCCTATCGATGGGTGCAACCTTTGTCGCCCGTTGTTTTTCCAGCAACGAAGAGCACTGTGCTAAAATCATCGAGCAAGCAATTCTGCATAAAGGGTATGCCCTCGTTGATATCTTTCAGCCTTGCGTCAGTTTCAATAAGGTTAATACATTTGCTTGGTATAAGGAAAACACCTATTACCTAGATGAGAAGGATCCAACTGATTCAATTGAGATGGCCTTTAATAAAGCACAAGAAAGCTCGCCTTTTCCTTTGGGAATCCTATACCAAAAGAAGGGTAAAAAAACGTATGAAGAAAACTGTGCTGTCTACAAGATTAGCGACCAACCAATCATCACAAGAAAAAGAGACCTATCTGCAGTTCAAAAACTAATCGACCACAAATAG
- a CDS encoding alcohol dehydrogenase catalytic domain-containing protein → MKKAIIVAKETFEIQDAPIPEPGYGQVLVKVKAVGLCTMEQRYYNGGVEDYPFHGGHEICGEVVKCGEGVAQNLVPGQKIVVASLTRCGECYFCRRGLDHLCENADETHEPGEMWGPGGLAEYMLVKGYEVFPISESVDETYATLAEPVACVVRSVEKGHLAYGDVAIVQGAGVMGILHVKLAKLKGAIVVVSEPDAARREMALKAGADYAINPLEEDLRTFVKSITEGRGAEACYFTAGGNKAIEEGLKCIVKCGTMVIYGSVRPAKPVGFIPNDVHYDEIVITGSIKTTKDSFQKSARILGEKLIDVSDLVSETYSLKDIDRAFERAQAMETYRVVLLFNEEN, encoded by the coding sequence ATGAAAAAAGCAATAATTGTAGCAAAAGAAACATTTGAAATACAAGATGCACCAATTCCGGAACCCGGATATGGGCAGGTTTTAGTAAAAGTAAAAGCAGTTGGTTTGTGTACCATGGAGCAACGCTACTATAACGGTGGTGTGGAAGATTATCCGTTTCATGGCGGCCATGAAATCTGTGGCGAAGTTGTCAAATGTGGCGAGGGTGTAGCTCAAAATCTAGTTCCTGGCCAAAAAATTGTTGTGGCTTCCTTGACACGTTGTGGGGAATGCTATTTCTGCCGTAGAGGATTGGACCATCTGTGCGAAAATGCAGACGAAACACATGAGCCAGGCGAAATGTGGGGACCTGGTGGACTTGCTGAGTATATGCTAGTCAAAGGTTATGAAGTGTTCCCAATATCTGAAAGCGTAGATGAGACGTATGCAACCTTGGCTGAGCCCGTGGCTTGTGTGGTCAGAAGTGTAGAAAAAGGCCATCTTGCTTATGGAGACGTGGCAATTGTGCAGGGTGCCGGCGTAATGGGAATTCTTCATGTCAAATTGGCTAAACTAAAAGGCGCAATCGTTGTGGTAAGCGAGCCGGATGCTGCTAGAAGAGAAATGGCACTAAAGGCTGGTGCAGATTATGCAATTAACCCGCTAGAAGAAGATTTACGTACTTTTGTTAAGAGTATTACGGAAGGACGGGGTGCAGAAGCCTGCTACTTCACAGCAGGAGGCAATAAGGCAATCGAAGAAGGCCTTAAATGCATAGTTAAATGTGGCACCATGGTCATCTATGGTTCAGTTCGCCCTGCAAAACCGGTGGGCTTTATTCCAAACGATGTTCACTATGATGAGATTGTAATTACAGGCTCTATCAAAACAACCAAAGACAGCTTCCAAAAGTCTGCAAGGATTTTAGGAGAGAAACTGATTGATGTATCTGATTTGGTTTCTGAAACATATTCTCTAAAGGATATTGACAGGGCCTTTGAAAGAGCGCAAGCTATGGAAACATATAGAGTGGTACTTTTATTTAACGAAGAAAACTAG
- a CDS encoding deoxyribose-phosphate aldolase, translating into MGKERRLSNILKSDGKAFIVAMDHGTFSAPAGLENMGEIIELIKEGGADGVLLNPGAAKKYADQMIGLGLIMRTDLPPTLMSKDAHESRKTFGVEQALSLAADAVIVNGGTGTGVEEITLDAIAATVNECEPWNMPVIGEMVPGGFDSPKELKNVTNLAANARIASEIGVDMIKMPYCEGFADVVKHSFVPILVLGGAKTDNDVDFVCSIKDAIDAGASGVAIGRNVWGHENPKLMAKALAEVIHGNASKMDIEKILR; encoded by the coding sequence ATGGGAAAAGAACGTAGACTGAGCAATATTTTGAAGAGTGATGGTAAGGCATTTATTGTAGCGATGGATCATGGTACGTTTAGTGCACCTGCTGGTTTGGAAAACATGGGTGAGATTATCGAACTGATCAAAGAAGGCGGAGCGGACGGCGTGTTGTTGAATCCGGGTGCTGCAAAAAAATATGCTGATCAGATGATAGGTTTGGGCTTAATTATGCGCACCGACTTGCCACCAACACTAATGTCCAAAGATGCTCATGAGAGTAGAAAAACGTTTGGTGTAGAACAAGCGTTATCCTTGGCTGCTGATGCAGTTATCGTAAATGGTGGTACTGGTACTGGCGTTGAAGAAATTACGTTAGATGCAATTGCAGCTACTGTTAATGAATGCGAACCTTGGAATATGCCAGTGATAGGTGAGATGGTTCCAGGTGGTTTCGATAGTCCTAAAGAATTAAAGAATGTAACCAATCTAGCTGCAAATGCTAGAATCGCTAGTGAAATCGGCGTTGATATGATAAAAATGCCCTATTGTGAGGGATTTGCGGATGTTGTAAAGCATTCTTTTGTACCCATTTTAGTATTGGGTGGTGCAAAGACTGACAACGATGTAGACTTTGTTTGTTCCATCAAAGATGCCATTGATGCAGGAGCAAGCGGTGTAGCAATCGGCCGTAATGTATGGGGACATGAGAATCCCAAACTGATGGCGAAAGCTCTTGCTGAAGTAATTCATGGCAATGCCAGCAAAATGGATATTGAGAAGATTCTCAGATAG
- a CDS encoding flavodoxin family protein, producing the protein MNLLAVVCSPKKHRNTDTLIDAVLEGAKESGITLNIDKVYVNSLKFRPCQDCGYCRKVNGCSLRDDMDDIYPLIEHAHGVIVGAPTYYGGMNAQCKMFIDRQFRYNEMVENDDESWTFQSRIALRKKLIFAGTNGSFGDECCNRQEAIIDHLCNDINAEHYENIYAHKTDYYPVKENESLLDTAKKLGKRWVQDIEQSLL; encoded by the coding sequence ATGAATTTATTGGCAGTAGTATGTTCACCCAAGAAACATAGAAATACGGACACACTGATTGATGCTGTACTTGAGGGTGCCAAAGAATCAGGTATTACACTTAACATAGACAAAGTCTACGTTAATAGTTTGAAATTTAGACCATGTCAAGACTGTGGCTATTGCCGTAAGGTGAATGGATGCTCTTTAAGAGATGACATGGATGATATTTATCCTTTGATTGAGCATGCCCATGGTGTAATTGTGGGAGCGCCGACCTATTATGGCGGTATGAATGCTCAGTGCAAGATGTTCATTGATCGCCAATTCCGTTATAACGAAATGGTGGAAAACGACGATGAATCGTGGACATTCCAAAGTAGAATTGCTTTGCGAAAGAAACTGATATTCGCTGGAACGAATGGTAGCTTTGGCGATGAATGCTGCAATAGGCAAGAAGCCATTATAGATCATTTATGCAACGACATTAATGCGGAGCATTATGAGAATATATATGCACATAAGACAGATTATTACCCTGTCAAAGAAAATGAATCATTGTTAGATACGGCAAAAAAACTGGGAAAAAGATGGGTACAAGACATCGAACAGAGCTTGCTGTAG
- a CDS encoding GntR family transcriptional regulator, whose amino-acid sequence MPIDTSTPIPIYYQIKQEILERINKGDLKPGDRIESEEKLAKRYEISRMTARHAVTQLVTDGQLYRVHGKGTFVCKPRVEKSVATLTSFADDMKKKGYETHSDVISMTKMYPDEDVQEILNLKAEEEVFCLVRVRYANKEAMSYQKSYLPVKMFPNLDHHDFINHGLYETASKEYGIDPIQAKQRMEARTTSGAIAKHLQLDEGSPIFFVERITYSDNNRPMELAYSWHRGDKYIFEMKLYRES is encoded by the coding sequence ATGCCAATTGATACCAGTACACCGATACCCATTTACTACCAAATCAAACAGGAAATTCTAGAAAGAATCAACAAGGGAGATTTGAAACCAGGCGATCGCATTGAGTCGGAAGAAAAACTAGCCAAACGCTATGAGATTAGTCGCATGACGGCTAGACATGCAGTAACGCAGCTGGTAACGGATGGTCAACTATACAGGGTTCATGGTAAAGGAACCTTTGTCTGCAAACCAAGAGTAGAAAAATCTGTAGCCACCCTAACAAGTTTTGCAGATGATATGAAGAAAAAGGGCTATGAAACGCATTCTGATGTAATTTCCATGACGAAGATGTATCCAGATGAGGATGTACAGGAGATACTCAATTTGAAGGCAGAAGAAGAAGTATTCTGCTTGGTGCGGGTACGGTATGCTAACAAAGAGGCTATGTCTTATCAAAAAAGCTACTTACCAGTAAAGATGTTTCCGAATTTAGATCATCATGACTTTATTAATCATGGACTCTATGAAACGGCAAGCAAAGAATATGGGATTGACCCCATACAAGCTAAGCAGAGAATGGAAGCGCGAACTACGAGTGGTGCAATTGCGAAGCATCTCCAACTTGATGAAGGAAGCCCTATTTTTTTTGTTGAGAGAATTACCTATAGTGATAACAATAGACCTATGGAGTTGGCTTATTCCTGGCACAGAGGAGATAAGTATATATTTGAAATGAAACTTTATAGGGAGTCCTAG
- the phoU gene encoding phosphate signaling complex protein PhoU, which yields MDTRQGYLQELERLQNEILSMGAMTKEAIIKATESLKTKNVSLAEEVRKADDQIDNKMQEIETACIRMIATQQPVATDLRKIEAGIKTVLDLERIADYAEDIAKITIKLQDEELIKPLTDIPKMAQIAQLMLDKALDAYVLGDSGKAEKIGEWDDQIDELYGAIGSELVNVIQQDPSTAKQALQLMLAAKFMERIGDHITNIAENAVYIATGKRVSIS from the coding sequence ATGGATACAAGGCAAGGATATTTACAGGAACTAGAACGCTTGCAAAATGAGATATTGAGCATGGGTGCAATGACCAAGGAAGCCATCATTAAGGCTACAGAGTCACTGAAAACGAAAAATGTATCTCTTGCAGAGGAGGTTAGGAAGGCAGATGACCAAATCGACAATAAGATGCAGGAAATAGAAACGGCATGCATCCGTATGATTGCAACACAACAGCCTGTGGCTACTGATCTTCGGAAGATAGAAGCGGGTATCAAAACGGTGTTGGATTTGGAAAGAATTGCAGACTATGCAGAAGATATTGCAAAGATTACCATAAAATTGCAAGATGAAGAACTTATCAAACCATTGACAGATATACCTAAGATGGCTCAGATCGCGCAACTAATGTTAGATAAAGCTTTGGATGCGTATGTCTTAGGAGATTCAGGCAAGGCTGAAAAAATCGGCGAGTGGGATGACCAAATTGATGAGTTATATGGGGCCATTGGTTCAGAACTAGTCAACGTAATTCAACAAGACCCCAGTACTGCAAAACAGGCATTACAGCTTATGCTTGCAGCAAAATTCATGGAAAGAATCGGAGACCATATAACCAATATTGCAGAAAATGCAGTCTATATTGCAACCGGGAAGAGAGTATCTATCAGCTGA
- a CDS encoding tryptophan synthase subunit alpha, which yields MDRIANAFARSKKENKHLLIGYVTAGDPAIGDTVALASKMMESGVGLLEFGLPYSDPLADGPLLQEAATRSLKNGTTPDTVFSMVKSLREDSDKPIVLLVYYNTILNYGEKQFANQCKKCGVDGLVVPDLPMEHREGLVRAIHNTNKEGPVLSLVPLVSEHSHERIETIVKGMSGFVYCVSYSGVTGKQGCFDQKVVDFLQEVRSYTDLPLAVGFGIRTKKDVDYLSQYANGIIVGTGIMRKAVDEGTEKVVEYIRTELV from the coding sequence ATGGACCGTATAGCAAACGCATTTGCAAGAAGCAAAAAAGAAAATAAACATTTACTGATTGGTTACGTAACCGCTGGAGACCCAGCAATCGGTGATACAGTAGCACTGGCTAGTAAGATGATGGAATCAGGTGTAGGTCTGCTTGAATTTGGCCTTCCCTACTCGGATCCTTTGGCTGATGGGCCCTTGTTACAGGAGGCAGCAACAAGGTCCCTTAAAAACGGTACCACACCAGATACTGTATTTTCTATGGTTAAATCCCTGAGGGAAGACAGCGACAAGCCAATTGTGTTGCTGGTTTACTACAATACCATCTTGAACTATGGGGAGAAGCAGTTTGCCAATCAGTGCAAAAAATGCGGGGTGGACGGATTGGTCGTTCCAGATCTTCCAATGGAACATAGGGAGGGACTAGTGAGAGCCATTCACAATACTAACAAAGAAGGACCGGTCTTATCGTTAGTTCCATTGGTTTCTGAGCACAGTCATGAGCGGATTGAAACAATAGTGAAGGGTATGAGTGGATTTGTCTATTGTGTTTCTTATTCTGGTGTAACGGGAAAACAAGGGTGCTTTGACCAAAAGGTGGTAGATTTTCTACAAGAAGTTAGAAGCTATACAGACCTACCGTTGGCTGTAGGTTTTGGCATAAGAACTAAAAAAGATGTGGACTATCTATCTCAGTATGCCAATGGCATCATTGTAGGAACGGGAATCATGCGAAAGGCGGTAGATGAAGGAACTGAAAAAGTAGTTGAGTATATTCGTACTGAATTGGTTTAA